In Pomacea canaliculata isolate SZHN2017 linkage group LG12, ASM307304v1, whole genome shotgun sequence, a single genomic region encodes these proteins:
- the LOC112577098 gene encoding zinc finger CCCH domain-containing protein 13-like isoform X1 — translation MREHQLELFDGSPGTYITGLQKKVCGREEDMPKDMFFVYKNFLILRVEANGVIMGSGFRIHFTRYRITIPCSRDEFMCETFGRTRCIANHLVCDDWNDCGDWVDEEQYCDRLTGGAIAGVVLAAVFFVGLFVFLVIWFCKCRNSDSGADEEKDADFMMRLRNPDASEISKSSNIGTMAPFGVSSESMERQEYAPRYSKGQSGSRGRLSRSQDLSIPEHDDAPPPYVEKGRYVDDSRSDGASDVFEDSRPRSRRKSNGRARNNDDIDEEEEMEPPRMRRPRSRSQEDRLNARPAEVEAVAVRPVKEEVHFVARPDDRYAARKSGRDSPPEDDRYPRNGRYPPRRDEWEPEYDDRYPPRDDRRQSSGRDDRDRRDRRDDRDPRDRRDDRDPRDRRDDRDPRDRRDDRDPRDRRDERDPRDRRSQRDPRDRRSFPRDASDEDDDPSSVRDSLHPLREKRKSLQDLGTDDERRSRGGRSGDERSIPASEDEFPPPPSQWEEPPPSRRRPDARAATPPPPRAARDDSLDSDQDEREPPRVRHSQRPTTVTPTSKAPPATAKPSPAPAPVPVPSPASASVTSDIAPDDPPQRRRRRRSRSREGREGGNRPSRGDEVPPVVLRDYDDEDDDPHPYKIRGASYREEAV, via the exons atGCGAGAGCACCAGCTGGAGCTGTTTGACGGCTCTCCCGGCACCTACATCACAG GTCTGCAGAAGAAGGTCTGTGGACGGGAGGAAGATATGCCAAAAGACATGTTCTTCGTGTACAAGAATTTCCTGATCTTGAGAGTGGAGGCTAACGGGGTCATCATGGGGTCTGGCTTCCGCATCCACTTCACCCGTTACCGCATCACCA tTCCCTGCTCGCGAGACGAGTTCATGTGCGAGACGTTCGGCAGGACGAGGTGCATCGCCAACCACTTGGTGTGCGACGACTGGAACGACTGTGGCGACTGGGTGGACGAGGAGCAGTACTGCGACCGGCTGACAGGTGGCGCCATCGCTGGTGTCGTCCTCGCCGCCGTCTTCTTCGTCGGTCTCTTCGTCTTCCTCGTCATCTGGTTCTGCAAGTGCAGGAACAGCGACTCAGGGGCGGACGAGGAGAAGGACGCTGACTTCATGATGAGA CTGAGGAACCCTGATGCA TCTGAGATCTCCAAGAGCAGCAACATCGGGACGATGGCGCCGTTCGGCGTGTCTTCGGAGAGCATGGAGCGACAGGAGTACGCGCCCCGCTACAGCAAAGGTCAGTCCGGCAGCCGCGGTCGTCTGTCGCGCTCGCAGGACCTCAGCATCCCCGAGCACGACGACGCGCCGCCTCCCTACGTGGAGAAAGGCCGCTACGTCGACGACAGCCGCAGCGATGGCGCCAGCGATGTCTTCGAGGACAGTCGGCCGAGGTCGCGGCGGAAGAGCAATGGCCGGGCCCGCAACAACGACGACATTGACGAGGAGGAGGAAATGGAGccgccacgcatgcgcaggccCCGCAGTCGTAGCCAGGAGGACCGTCTGAACGCCCGGCCGGCGGAGGTGGAGGCGGTGGCAGTGCGACCGGTGAAAGAAGAAGTGCACTTCGTGGCGCGGCCGGACGACCGGTACGCGGCAAGGAAAAGCGGAAGGGACTCGCCGCCTGAGGACGACCGCTACCCGCGCAACGGCCGCTACCCACCCAGGCGTGACGAGTGGGAGCCGGAGTACGACGACCGCTACCCACCACGTGACGACCGCCGTCAATCCTCTGGGCGCGACGACAGAGACAGAAGGGATAGACGAGACGACAGAGATCCCAGGGATAGACGAGACGACAGAGATCCCAGGGACCGGAGAGACGACAGAGATCCCAGGGACCGGAGAGACGACAGGGATCCCCGAGATAGGCGTGATGAAAGAGATCCCAGGGACAGAAGGAGCCAGAGGGATCCTAGAGATAGGCGGTCCTTCCCTCGTGACGCCTCCGACGAGGATGATGACCCCAGCAGTGTCCGAGACTCCCTGCATCCTCTGCGCGAGAAGAGAAAGTCGTTGCAGGACCTCGGCACTGACGACGAGAGAAGATCGCGAGGTGGGCGCAGTGGAGACGAGCGTTCCATCCCCGCCAGTGAGGATGAatttccaccaccaccaagtcAATGGGAGGAACCTCCCCCGTCCCGGCGAAGACCAGACGCGAGAGCCGCGACACCGCCACCGCCGCGTGCCGCGCGAGATGACAGCTTAGACAGCGACCAGGATGAGCGGGAACCGCCGCGCGTCCGTCATAGTCAGCGCCCCACTACCGTAACCCCCACCTCCAAGGCTCCTCCAGCGACTGCCAAACCCTCACCTGCACCCGCACCCGTACCCGTACCCTCACCCGCATCCGCATCCGTCACCTCTGACATCGCGCCAGACGATCCTCCGCAACGCCGCCGCCGCCGTCGCAGCCGCAGCCGCGAGGGgcgagaagggggaaacagacCCAGCAGGGGAGACGAGGTTCCGCCGGTGGTGCTGCGCGACtacgacgacgaggacgacgaccCCCACCCCTACAAGATTCGTGGAGCGAGCTACCGAGAGGAGGCCGTGTGA
- the LOC112577098 gene encoding zinc finger CCCH domain-containing protein 13-like isoform X2, with protein sequence MREHQLELFDGSPGTYITGLQKKVCGREEDMPKDMFFVYKNFLILRVEANGVIMGSGFRIHFTRYRITIPCSRDEFMCETFGRTRCIANHLVCDDWNDCGDWVDEEQYCDRLTGGAIAGVVLAAVFFVGLFVFLVIWFCKCRNSDSGADEEKDADFMMRSEISKSSNIGTMAPFGVSSESMERQEYAPRYSKGQSGSRGRLSRSQDLSIPEHDDAPPPYVEKGRYVDDSRSDGASDVFEDSRPRSRRKSNGRARNNDDIDEEEEMEPPRMRRPRSRSQEDRLNARPAEVEAVAVRPVKEEVHFVARPDDRYAARKSGRDSPPEDDRYPRNGRYPPRRDEWEPEYDDRYPPRDDRRQSSGRDDRDRRDRRDDRDPRDRRDDRDPRDRRDDRDPRDRRDDRDPRDRRDERDPRDRRSQRDPRDRRSFPRDASDEDDDPSSVRDSLHPLREKRKSLQDLGTDDERRSRGGRSGDERSIPASEDEFPPPPSQWEEPPPSRRRPDARAATPPPPRAARDDSLDSDQDEREPPRVRHSQRPTTVTPTSKAPPATAKPSPAPAPVPVPSPASASVTSDIAPDDPPQRRRRRRSRSREGREGGNRPSRGDEVPPVVLRDYDDEDDDPHPYKIRGASYREEAV encoded by the exons atGCGAGAGCACCAGCTGGAGCTGTTTGACGGCTCTCCCGGCACCTACATCACAG GTCTGCAGAAGAAGGTCTGTGGACGGGAGGAAGATATGCCAAAAGACATGTTCTTCGTGTACAAGAATTTCCTGATCTTGAGAGTGGAGGCTAACGGGGTCATCATGGGGTCTGGCTTCCGCATCCACTTCACCCGTTACCGCATCACCA tTCCCTGCTCGCGAGACGAGTTCATGTGCGAGACGTTCGGCAGGACGAGGTGCATCGCCAACCACTTGGTGTGCGACGACTGGAACGACTGTGGCGACTGGGTGGACGAGGAGCAGTACTGCGACCGGCTGACAGGTGGCGCCATCGCTGGTGTCGTCCTCGCCGCCGTCTTCTTCGTCGGTCTCTTCGTCTTCCTCGTCATCTGGTTCTGCAAGTGCAGGAACAGCGACTCAGGGGCGGACGAGGAGAAGGACGCTGACTTCATGATGAGA TCTGAGATCTCCAAGAGCAGCAACATCGGGACGATGGCGCCGTTCGGCGTGTCTTCGGAGAGCATGGAGCGACAGGAGTACGCGCCCCGCTACAGCAAAGGTCAGTCCGGCAGCCGCGGTCGTCTGTCGCGCTCGCAGGACCTCAGCATCCCCGAGCACGACGACGCGCCGCCTCCCTACGTGGAGAAAGGCCGCTACGTCGACGACAGCCGCAGCGATGGCGCCAGCGATGTCTTCGAGGACAGTCGGCCGAGGTCGCGGCGGAAGAGCAATGGCCGGGCCCGCAACAACGACGACATTGACGAGGAGGAGGAAATGGAGccgccacgcatgcgcaggccCCGCAGTCGTAGCCAGGAGGACCGTCTGAACGCCCGGCCGGCGGAGGTGGAGGCGGTGGCAGTGCGACCGGTGAAAGAAGAAGTGCACTTCGTGGCGCGGCCGGACGACCGGTACGCGGCAAGGAAAAGCGGAAGGGACTCGCCGCCTGAGGACGACCGCTACCCGCGCAACGGCCGCTACCCACCCAGGCGTGACGAGTGGGAGCCGGAGTACGACGACCGCTACCCACCACGTGACGACCGCCGTCAATCCTCTGGGCGCGACGACAGAGACAGAAGGGATAGACGAGACGACAGAGATCCCAGGGATAGACGAGACGACAGAGATCCCAGGGACCGGAGAGACGACAGAGATCCCAGGGACCGGAGAGACGACAGGGATCCCCGAGATAGGCGTGATGAAAGAGATCCCAGGGACAGAAGGAGCCAGAGGGATCCTAGAGATAGGCGGTCCTTCCCTCGTGACGCCTCCGACGAGGATGATGACCCCAGCAGTGTCCGAGACTCCCTGCATCCTCTGCGCGAGAAGAGAAAGTCGTTGCAGGACCTCGGCACTGACGACGAGAGAAGATCGCGAGGTGGGCGCAGTGGAGACGAGCGTTCCATCCCCGCCAGTGAGGATGAatttccaccaccaccaagtcAATGGGAGGAACCTCCCCCGTCCCGGCGAAGACCAGACGCGAGAGCCGCGACACCGCCACCGCCGCGTGCCGCGCGAGATGACAGCTTAGACAGCGACCAGGATGAGCGGGAACCGCCGCGCGTCCGTCATAGTCAGCGCCCCACTACCGTAACCCCCACCTCCAAGGCTCCTCCAGCGACTGCCAAACCCTCACCTGCACCCGCACCCGTACCCGTACCCTCACCCGCATCCGCATCCGTCACCTCTGACATCGCGCCAGACGATCCTCCGCAACGCCGCCGCCGCCGTCGCAGCCGCAGCCGCGAGGGgcgagaagggggaaacagacCCAGCAGGGGAGACGAGGTTCCGCCGGTGGTGCTGCGCGACtacgacgacgaggacgacgaccCCCACCCCTACAAGATTCGTGGAGCGAGCTACCGAGAGGAGGCCGTGTGA